In Erigeron canadensis isolate Cc75 chromosome 6, C_canadensis_v1, whole genome shotgun sequence, the following are encoded in one genomic region:
- the LOC122604842 gene encoding protein FAR1-RELATED SEQUENCE 5-like produces the protein MAHVSQSETHQNDTNVDAITVNGTDSGAQLDDITDVDDVYNAIVYGGNHELDLFEDDEGESSQNVGERGLVPEQETPNGSSVYVPIDVPAELKPVLGSIWGSVEAAYEMYQKYAENAGFVVRKASTKHRRRGGEMTHKYFLCNKAGTSKTKHAADTLDVDGTKKPRSVRRNSNYKVTDCKARLKISKIKGSESFCVYGFDEKHNHPLGDEHNKHLSRARRQLTFEDQLFIQTVSTNNIGATKAYRLRATMKGGYENVRGTVVDYKNFKRDINMYIGDRDAQMLVDKFKNWAQCLPEFSFDFKAKNNELSSLFWADETSKCNYKEFGDVIAFDATYRTNKYNMVFVPFTGVDNHNRCVTFGAGLLKKEDIPSYSWLLQAFLKAHKNQPQLVLTDQDPSVKEAVKVEMPNSQHRLCMWHIMKKLPLKVCGDILDNTNFRQRLHKIVWNIYLKPEEFVNRWNSLMKEFDLQDNKWLSRMFKLMKRWIPAYFIDMPLSCVMKTTSRSESSNAFFQIFTHYKHTLVQFSLCFETAMEKQRHAQRVLDEHTTTTFPTLVTPNPIESEPDKLSDFVSKINKLTDETLSTLPQEPEEVLILPPSPAKNKGSGTHPGKRIPAPGEKHAKKRPRQMRECNYCHQLQDNHDQRNCPDKKAKLEAERAAKRSKFKAGRAVEESGSQAAAATQETTIPNHVAS, from the exons ATGGCCCATGTTAGTCAATCCGAAACACATCAAAATGATACCAATGTCGATGCAATCACAGTGAATGGGACTGATTCGGGGGCTCAATTGGATGACATTACAGACGTTGATGATGTGTATAATGCGATTGTTTATGGTGGAAACCATGAACTGGACCTGTTTGAAGATGATGAAG GCGAGTCATCCCAAAATGTCGGTGAACGTGGATTAGTGCCCGAACAGGAGACACCAAATGGGAGCTCTGTATACGTACCTATTGATGTACCTGCAGAATTAAAACCTGTATTAGGTTCTATTTGGGGTTCCGTTGAGGCTGCCTACGAGATGTATCAAAAATATGCAGAGAATGCAGGATTTGTTGTACGAAAAGCATCAACTAAGCATAGGCGGAGAGGAGGTGAGATGACTCATAAGTATTTTCTATGCAATAAAGCTGGTACATCTAAGACGAAACACGCGGCTGACACCTTAGATGTAGATGGGACAAAAAAACCACGGTCTGTTCGTAGAAACTCTAACTACAAGGTAACAGATTGCAAAGCACGCCTTAAGATATCAAAGATAAAAGGATCAGAAAGTTTCTGTGTATATGGCTTTGATGAAAAGCATAACCATCCGCTTGGTGATGAGCACAACAAGCATTTGTCTCGGGCCCGAAGGCAACTGACATTTGAGGACCAACTTTTCATTCAAACTGTATCTACAAACAACATAGGTGCAACAAAGGCTTATAGGTTGCGCGCAACAATGAAAGGTGGGTATGAAAATGTCCGTGGTACTGTGGTGGATTACAAGAACTTCAAGAGGGACATAAACATGTATATCGGTGATAGGGATGCACAAATGTTGGTGGACAAGTTTAAAAATTGGGCTCAGTGTTTACCTGAGTTTTCATTTGATTTCAAGGCTAAAAACAACGAGTTGAGTTCCCTTTTTTGGGCTGATGAAACATCGAAATGCAATTACAAGGAGTTTGGCGACGTGATTGCGTTTGATGCCACCTATAGGACTAACAA GTACAATATGGTTTTTGTCCCGTTCACAGGTGTTGACAACCATAACAGATGTGTCACATTTGGGGCTGGTTTATTGAAGAAGGAAGACATTCCATCTTATTCGTGGTTGCTACAAGCCTTCCTAAAGGCTCACAAAAACCAACCCCAATTGGTATTGACAGATCAAGATCCATCAGTTAAAGAAGCAGTTAAAGTTGAGATGCCAAACTCACAACACCGACTATGTATGTGGCACATTATGAAGAAGTTACCACTTAAG GTATGTGGAGATATACTTGACAACACTAACTTCCGACAGCGCCTCCACAAAATAGTTTggaacatttatttaaaaccaGAGGAGTTTGTGAACAGATGGAACTCATTGATGAAAGAATTTGATTTACAAGACAATAAATGGTTGTCTAGGATGTTCAAGCTAATGAAACGATGGATTCCAGCTTATTTTATAGATATGCCACTATCATGTGTCATGAAGACAACATCTCGGTCGGAGAGTTCAAATGCATTCTTTCAGATATTCACGCACTACAAACACACTCTTGTCCAGTTTAGTTTATGTTTTGAGACTGCAATGGAGAAGCAAAGACATGCACAAAGAGTTCTCGATGAACATACAACCACAACATTCCCGACCTTGGTGACTCCTAATCCAATTGAG AGCGAACCTGATAAGTTGTCCGATTTTGTTTCCAAGATTAACAAGTTAACCGATGAAACATTGTCAACTCTTCCTCAAG AACCTGAAGAGGTTTTAATTCTCCCGCCCAGTCCGGCTAAAAACAAGGGATCAGGAACCCACCCCGGTAAAAGAATTCCTGCTCCAGGTGAGAAGCATGCGAAGAAACGCCCACGCCAAATGCGTGAATGCAACTACTGTCATCAACTCCAAGATAACCATGATCAACGCAATTGCCCCGACAAAAAAGCAAAGTTGGAAGCTGAAAGAGCCGCCAAAAGGTCAAAGTTTAAGGCCGGCAGGGCAGTCGAAGAATCTGGATCACAAGCAGCAGCGGCAACACAGGAGACAACTATCCCAAATCATGTGGCATCCTGA
- the LOC122603362 gene encoding choline/ethanolaminephosphotransferase 1-like, translating to MGYIGTHGIKALHRYKYSGVDHSYVAKYVLQPFWTRFVTFFPLWMPPNMITLMGFMFLSVSAVLGFIYSPHLDSPPPRWVNFAHGLLLFLYQTFDAVDGKQARRTNSSSPLGELFDHGCDALACALEALAFGSTAMCGRNTFWFWVISAVPFYGATWENYFTNTLILPVVNGPTEGLMLIYVAHFFTSIVGSEWWAHDFGQSIPLLSWLPFINGMPTYGVVLLLMIIFAVIPTVSCNVQNVYKVVQARKGSMLNALAMLVPFCVLLGVIIFWDWMSPSDLIASYPHMVVMGTGLAFGFLVGRMILAHLCDEPKGLKTSMSVSLFYLPLALANTLTVRLDDGIPFVDEKWVLLGFCLYTASLYMHFATSVIHEITTALGIYCFRVTKKEA from the exons ATGGGTTATATAGGTACTCATGGAATTAAAGCGTTGCATAGATACAAGTATAGTGGTGTTGATCACTCTTATGTTGCAAAATATGTCCTCCAACCGTTCTGGACTCGTTTTGTTACCTTCTTCCCTCTCTGGATGCC GCCCAATATG ATTACTCTCATGGGATTCATGTTCTTGTCAGTCTCTGCAGTTCTTGGCTTT ATATATTCACCTCATTTGGATTCACCACCACCAAGATGGGTTAATTTTGCTCATGGACTACTTCTCTTCTTGTACCAG ACATTTGATGCTGTTGATGGTAAACAAGCTAGAAGGACCAATTCTTCTAGTCCATTAGGAGAACTTTTTGATCATG GATGTGATGCACTCGCATGTGCG TTGGAGGCCTTGGCTTTTGGTAGCACTGCTATGTGTGGAAGAAATACATTTTGGTTTTGGGTGATTTCGGCTGTCCCATTTTATGGAGCTACTTGGGAAAA CTATTTCACCAACACCCTAATCCTCCCAGTTGTAAATGGACCTACAGAGGGTCTCATGCTGATCTACGTGGCACATTTTTTTACATCTATAGTTG GTTCAGAATGGTGGGCCCATGATTTTGGGCAGTCTATTCCCCTCCTGAGTTGGCTTCCTTTTATAAATG GAATGCCAACCTATGGAGTTGTCTTGCTGCTTATGATAATTTTTGCTGTTATACCCACCGTATCCTGCAA TGTACAAAATGTTTACAAGGTTGTACAGGCAAGGAAGGGAAGCATGCTAAATGCCTTGGCTATG CTGGTCCCTTTCTGCGTGCTGTTGGGAGTTATTATTTTCTG GGATTGGATGTCTCCATCTGATTTAATTGCAAGCTATCCACATATGGTTGTGATGGGAACTGGATTAGCATTTGGATTCCTTGTG GGAAGGATGATATTGGCTCACTTGTGTGATGAACCTAAGGGGTTGAAAACCAGTATGTCCGTG TCCTTGTTTTATCTCCCGCTTGCACTTGCAAATACGCTCACTGTACGGTTAGATGACGG AATTCCCTTTGTTGATGAGAAATGGGTTCTTCTTGGATTCTGTTTATACACAG CTTCACTATATATGCATTTTGCAACATCAGTCATTCATGAAATAACAACAGCTCTTGGAATCTACTGTTTTAG AGTCACAAAAAAAGAGGCTTGA
- the LOC122605938 gene encoding germin-like protein subfamily 3 member 2: MFLKMLVMLVIFIFYSTINQLILVSGSDPDPLQDYCLPSHHTHQCKNSSSITVDDFVFSGIKHPGKFTNKFSGVPVSATVFPALNTLGMSLVRADFEVGGINVPHYHPRATEIAYVLEGKVYSGFVDTGNKVFAKVIEKGEVMVFPRGVLHFQMNIGNSPATILGSFDSQNPGSVKLPTALFGSGIDSELLEKAFGLKNKDISKLKKRFGIHEKE; encoded by the coding sequence ATGTTTCTCAAAATGTTAGTTATGTTGGTTATTTTCATCTTCTACTCTACCATCAACCAACTTATATTGGTTTCAGGTTCGGACCCCGATCCACTTCAAGACTATTGTTTACCCTCACATCATACCCACCAATGCAAAAACTCATCTTCCATCACCGTCGATGATTTTGTATTTTCGGGCATAAAACACCCTGgaaaattcacaaacaaattCTCCGGGGTGCCTGTCTCTGCCACGGTCTTCCCGGCACTTAACACGCTAGGAATGTCACTCGTTAGAGCTGACTTTGAAGTCGGTGGTATTAACGTTCCACATTATCATCCTAGAGCCACAGAAATTGCGTACGTGCTTGAAGGCAAGGTATATTCTGGATTTGTGGACACGGGGAATAAAGTTTTCGCGAAAGTGATAGAAAAAGGAGAAGTAATGGTTTTCCCTAGGGGAGTATTgcattttcaaatgaacatagGGAATTCTCCAGCCACCATCCTTGGGAGCTTTGATAGCCAGAATCCGGGGTCGGTGAAGCTCCCAACAGCCTTGTTTGGATCAGGCATTGATTCGGAATTGCTAGAAAAGGCTTTTGGattgaaaaataaagatatttcaaagttgaaaaagagaTTTGGCATTCATGAGAAAGAATAG
- the LOC122605229 gene encoding protein trichome birefringence-like 36, which translates to MASSFLLCFLAFSLLLISLFRPTKSSKLEIEELSWLDDDNNEEINMVQSRHDSLRKCDFGSGKWVYDQTYPLYDAATCPYLSTRVTCRKNGRPDSDYEKWRWKPHGCTIPRFDALEFLGRMRRKRIMLVGDSIMRNQWESLVCLVESVVPTDRKTVTYAGPTMAFHALDFETSIEFCWAPLLVELKKGRGNKRILHLDLIEENAKYWRAADVLVFDSAHWWTHSDKWTSWDLLMEGKRVAPDMNRMVAYQKGLRTWAKWVDLNLDPRQSRVIFRSMSPRHNRDNGWKCYKQREPLGYASHPHVPEEMMVLKGVLKNMRFPVYLEDITAMSALRKDGHPSVYTQAATAGGADKHHRTDHTSADCSHWCLPGVPDIWNEVLNAML; encoded by the exons ATGGCTTCTTCCTTCCTATTATGTTTCTTGGCCTTCTCATTGCTACTGATCAGTCTCTTTAGACCAACTAAATCATCAAAGCTCGAGATCGAAGAGTTGTCATGGCTCGACGATGACAACAATGAGGAAATCAACATGGTCCAGAGTCGTCATGATTCGCTTAGAAAATGTGACTTTGGGTCTGGAAAATGGGTGTATGATCAAACATACCCTCTTTATGACGCAGCTACTTGTCCGTATCTTAGTACTAGAGTTACTTGTCGAAAGAATGGAAGGCCTGATTCTGATTACGAGAAATGGAGATGGAAACCGCATGGTTGCACCATTCCAAG GTTTGATGCATTAGAGTTTCTTGGAAGAATGAGAAGGAAAAGAATAATGTTAGTAGGTGATTCCATAATGAGAAACCAATGGGAGTCCCTTGTTTGCTTGGTTGAATCTGTCGTGCCCACTGATCGCAAAACTGTCACTTATGCAGGCCCAACGATGGCCTTCCATGCCCTG GATTTCGAGACATCAATTGAGTTTTGTTGGGCACCACTTCTAGTTGAACTAAAGAAAGGTCGTGGAAACAAAAGAATTCTACATTTGGATTTGATAGAAGAGAATGCCAAGTATTGGAGGGCTGCTGATGTGTTGGTTTTTGATTCGGCACATTGGTGGACCCACTCTGACAAGTGGACCTC GTGGGACTTGTTGATGGAGGGAAAGCGTGTAGCCCCTGATATGAACAGGATGGTTGCATACCAAAAAGGGCTTCGGACATGGGCTAAATGGGTTGATTTAAATCTTGACCCACGTCAATCTCGGGTCATATTTCGTAGCATGTCACCTCGGCACAACAG GGACAATGGATGGAAATGCTACAAGCAAAGGGAGCCATTGGGGTATGCTAGTCACCCCCATGTTCCAGAAGAGATGATGGTGCTCAAAGGTgttctcaagaatatgagatttCCGGTTTATTTAGAAGACATAACAGCTATGTCCGCTCTGAGAAAAGACGGTCACCCATCAGTTTACACACAAGCTGCTACCGCAGGTGGAGCTGATAAGCATCACCGCACGGACCATACTTCAGCTGATTGTAGCCATTGGTGCTTGCCTGGGGTCCCTGATATCTGGAATGAAGTGTTAAATGCTATGCTTTAA
- the LOC122602842 gene encoding proline-, glutamic acid- and leucine-rich protein 1, whose product MAAFEFVENLNDVALKPRLLVSLIREHIPDEKQQLRNSLVLSRVVSEIKTHELLSERVPQSAADNNKFIEKWKSAVDLWIDRVLMLVSSNMPDKCWAGICLLGLTCEECSSERFLASYSVWFQKLLSHLQPLAESHFVKIACCVSLSDLLTRLGGFPNMKRDGASSAAKLFQPVLKLMNEDSSDAEGAVNLLCTILNLFPSSLQKNYDSAEAAIVTKLMSGKCNTIMLKKLALCLSLLPKSRGDEDSWFLMMQKVLLAINVLLNDSFQGLEEETATRETMRALVFSGKDPPTPLGGLTIFDISNKETMPERLAIPSVSALMLCCYTMLTTYYPVQVKAPVKPLLMLAGRVLMVDGSMPPTLYPSITAMHQEYICSELPLLHAHSLDILSGIIKKACSQLLPHTAQIIRIVMEYLGRCELPGLRVKLYALIKLMLMSMGVGMTIFIAEDVVRSASADLDLRVGAEAGSSLVVKTSDALPKSIQKKRKYEMSLTPPKVQSPTICSRSNPVSVKIAALEVLEMLLTVGGSLKTDRWRSDIDLLLVNVATDACKGGWTKPTTDFNNPHNSNSSWADFQLASLRALLASLLSPGLIRAPSLAQGLELFRKGKQEAGTKVAEFCAHALLALELLIHPRALPLIDFGSSIEYPVNGNKSRFMENITNSGPQQHNNNMFRNKPDTPESEEDDLYNKWVRENDDNEPPVTLPEKNTFTNETAQQSVEKIVSIDGPSGTEPSEDKGKGILVETRSAEIFNKNSEILSQKVDIYEPDDMGTSDLETKGKAPVSGSNVAMDVMFSLGDNDDSMDDFPDIVDIEPDSDED is encoded by the exons ATGGCGGCATTTGAGTTTGTTGAGAATCTAAACGACGTCGCATTGAAGCCCAGACTCCTTGTTTCGCTCATCAGAGAACACATTCCCGACGAGAAACAGCAGTTACGGAATTCATTAGTCCTGTCTCGCGTTGTATCTGAAATCAAAACTCATGAATTGTTATCCGAACGCGTACCTCAATCTGCTGCTGACAATAACAAATTTATCGAAAAATGGAAATCCGCCGTCGATTTGTGGATTGATCGTGTCCTTATGCTCGTCTCCAGTAACATG CCGGATAAGTGCTGGGCCGGAATTTGTTTGTTAGGGCTGACTTGTGAAGAATGCAGTTCCGAGAGGTTCCTTGCATCTTACTCTGTTTGGTTTCAGAAGTTGCTTTCACATCTACAG CCTCTTGCAGAGTCTCACTTTGTGAAGATTGCTTGTTGTGTTTCATTGTCGGACCTTCTTACAAG GCTGGGTGGGTTTCCAAATATGAAGAGAGATGGAGCTTCAAGTGCTGCAAAACTTTTTCAACCAGTTTTAAAGCTGATGAATGAGGATAGCTCAGATGCT GAAGGAGCTGTTAATTTGTTatgcactattttgaatttgttCCCATCTTCTCTCCAGAAGAACTATGATTCT GCTGAAGCTGCTATTGTCACAAAGCTTATGTCTGGGAAATGCAATACTATCATGTTGAAG AAACTTGCTCTTTGCTTATCTCTACTTCCTAAATCAAGAGGGGACGAAGACAGCTGGTTTTTGATGATGCAAAAGGTCTTACTAGCTATTAATGTTCTTCTGAATGACTCATTTCAAGGTTTAGAAGAGG AAACTGCAACCCGTGAAACCATGCGGGCATTAGTCTTTTCAGGAAAAGATCCTCCTACCCCCCTTGGAGGGCTTACAATATTCGACATCTCTAACAAGGAAACAATGCCAGAACGACTAGCTATACCTAGTGTATCTGCACTTATGCTTTGCTGCTATACAATGCTTACAACTTATTATCCTGTTCAG GTTAAAGCTCCTGTTAAGCCATTATTAATGCTTGCTGGAAGAGTGCTGATGGTGGATGGATCCATGCCACCCACCTTGTACCCCTCTATTACTGCAATGCATCAGGAATATATATGTTCTGAACTTCCGTTGCTGCATGCACACAGTTTGGATATCCTATCTGGTATTATCAAGAAAGCATGCAG TCAACTGTTACCACACACAGCACAGATTATCCGAATTGTAATGGAGTATCTTGGGCGATGTGAACTACCCGGACTAAGGGTAAAGCTCTATGCTCTCATAAAGTTGATGCTGATGTCCATGGGAGTTG GGATGACAATATTCATAGCTGAAGATGTCGTACGAAGTGCTTCTGCTGATCTGGATTTAAGAGTCGGTGCTGAAGCAGGTTCTAGTTTGGTTGTAAAGACTTCTGATGCATTGCCAAAGTCCatacaaaagaaaaggaaatatGAAATGTCACTTACACCTCCTAAAGTTCAGTCTCCAACTATCTGTTCCCGTAGTAACCCCGTTTCCGTGAAGATTGCCGCACTTGAAGTATTAGAAATGCTTCTCACTGTG GGTGGTTCATTGAAAACTGACAGATGGCGATCAGATATAGACTTGCTTCTTGTTAATGTAGCTACAGATGCTTGTAAAGGTGGATGGACAAAACCAACAACTGATTTTAACAACCCGCATAACAGTAACTCTAGTTGGGCTGATTTTCAACTTGCTTCTTTACGTGCTCTTTTGGCGTCCCTTCTTTCCCCTGGACTTATTCGTGCTCCATCTTTGGCTCAGGGCCTTGAGCTTTTCCGTAAAG GTAAGCAAGAAGCAGGAACAAAAGTTGCAGAGTTCTGTGCACATGCTTTACTGGCTTTGGAACTTCTAATACATCCCCGAGCCCTACCATTGATAGATTTTGGATCCTCCATTGAGTATCCTGTCAATGGAAATAAAAGCAGGTTTATGGAGAACATCACCAACTCTGGTCCTCAGCAACACAACAATAACATGTTTAGAAATAAACCTGACACCCCTGAATCAGAAGAGGATGATCTTTATAATAAATGGGTAAGggaaaatgatgataatgaaccCCCTGTAACTCTGCCGGAAAAGAACACATTTACAAATGAAACTGCACAACAATCAGTAGAAAAGATTGTATCTATTGATGGCCCCTCTGGTACAGAACCGTCTGAAGATAAGGGAAAGGGGATTTTGGTTGAGACACGATCAGCTGAAATATTTAATAAGAATTCTGAAATTCTAAGTCAAAAAGTTGACATTTATGAACCTGACGATATGGGAACCAGTGATCTGGAGACCAAAGGTAAAGCACCTGTCTCAGGTTCAAATGTAGCCATGGATGTTATGTTTAGTTTAGGTGATAACGACGATTCGATGGATGACTTTCCTGATATCGTTGATATTGAACCAGACTCTGATGAGGATTAG